A genome region from Ctenopharyngodon idella isolate HZGC_01 chromosome 5, HZGC01, whole genome shotgun sequence includes the following:
- the zgc:55461 gene encoding beta-tubulin family protein translates to MREIVHLQAGQCGNQIGAKFWEVISDEHGIDPTGTYHGDSDLQLERINVYYNEATGGKYVPRAVLVDLEPGTMDSVRSGPFGQVFRPDNFVFGQSGAGNNWAKGHYTEGAELVDSVLDVVRKEAESCDCLQGFQLTHSLGGGTGSGMGTLLISKIREEYPDRIMNTFSVVPSPKVSDTVVEPYNATLSVHQLVENTDETYCIDNEALYDICFRTLKLTTPTYGDLNHLVSATMSGVTTCLRFPGQLNADLRKLAVNMVPFPRLHFFMPGFAPLTSRGSQQYRALTVPELTQQMFDAKNMMAACDPRHGRYLTVAAVFRGRMSMKEVDEQMLNVQNKNSSYFVEWIPNNVKTAVCDIPPRGLKMAATFIGNSTAIQELFKRISEQFTAMFRRKAFLHWYTGEGMDEMEFTEAESNMNDLVSEYQQYQDATAEEEGEFEEEGEEELA, encoded by the exons ATGAGGGAAATTGTTCACCTGCAAGCTGGTCAATGTGGAAACCAAATCGGTGCCAAA TTTTGGGAGGTGATTAGTGATGAGCACGGAATTGACCCGACAGGAACTTACCATGGAGACAGTGATCTGCAGTTGGAGCGGATTAATGTGTACTACAATGAAGCCACTG GTGGAAAGTATGTACCTCGTGCTGTTCTTGTCGACCTGGAGCCTGGAACCATGGATTCGGTGAGATCTGGACCATTTGGGCAGGTCTTCCGACCAGATAACTTTGTCTTTG GTCAGAGTGGTGCTGGAAATAACTGGGCCAAGGGTCACTACACAGAAGGTGCTGAGCTTGTAGACTCAGTTCTTGATGTGGTCCGTAAGGAGGCGGAAAGCTGTGACTGCCTGCAAGGCTTCCAGCTCACCCACTCCCTTGGAGGAGGCACCGGGTCAGGCATGGGCACGCTCCTCATCAGCAAAATCCGTGAGGAGTACCCAGACCGCATCATGAACACTTTCAGCGTGGTGCCCTCACCCAAAGTCTCAGACACTGTTGTAGAGCCTTACAACGCCACACTGTCCGTCCATCAACTGGTGGAGAACACAGATGAAACCTATTGCATTGACAATGAGGCGCTGTATGACATTTGCTTCCGTACACTCAAACTCACTACGCCCACCTACGGCGACCTCAACCACCTCGTGTCCGCCACAATGAGCGGGGTCACCACCTGCCTGCGCTTCCCCGGCCAGCTCAATGCTGACCTGCGCAAACTGGCCGTCAATATGGTGCCTTTCCCCCGTCTGCATTTCTTCATGCCGGGCTTCGCCCCCCTCACCAGCAGGGGGAGTCAGCAATACCGAGCTCTTACGGTTCCCGAGCTCACACAGCAGATGTTCGATGCCAAAAACATGATGGCTGCTTGTGACCCCCGCCACGGTCGTTATCTCACTGTGGCTGCTGTTTTCCGAGGCCGCATGTCTATGAAGGAAGTGGATGAGCAGATGCTGAATGTCCAAAACAAGAACAGCAGCTATTTCGTGGAGTGGATCCCCAACAATGTCAAGACCGCCGTGTGCGACATCCCGCCTCGCGGTCTCAAGATGGCAGCCACTTTCATCGGCAACAGCACCGCCATCCAGGAGCTGTTCAAGCGCATCTCTGAGCAGTTCACCGCCATGTTCAGGCGCAAGGCCTTCTTGCATTGGTACACGGGTGAGGGGATGGATGAGATGGAGTTCACTGAGGCCGAGAGCAACATGAATGACTTGGTGTCAGAGTACCAGCAGTACCAAGATGCCACTGCAGAAGAGGAGGGAGAGTTCGAGGAAGAGGGAGAGGAGGAGCTTGCATAA